A portion of the uncultured Bacteroides sp. genome contains these proteins:
- a CDS encoding two-component regulator propeller domain-containing protein gives MKKALLLILLFTIHQLSDAQVSSRKLMDQYSFSAITIKDGLLHNFIDDIYKDSRGFLWLSTQNGLSRYDGYSFTHYNISSNGVQLKNNFINQVCEDNFNRLWIVSEAGFEVLNLKTNILEAIDLSTFQASELMQSAIYFVRKDHQGHIWLATQDNLFMLSFDKAGKLSKLTSLYSTYERHSAPITALKEINNEMWIGYNRNVYVVKEGGANKLSLKRAFAKQLFDATTRIHCFCKRDGDVWMGTNRGLYRYNLQSNEYRHYQFVEENPNSLSQSYITDLALTHKNELVVGTLKGLNFYDPLTNGFVRIIHTGQSSDKTINCNFINCLYSDGNIVWIGTEIGGLNKMVNRNLQMQTYMHHPYDQSSLADNPVNAIFEDNHNNLWVGNVEGGLNLRKKGTEAFIHFTHQPGNPSSLSHNSVCAITQDNRNQLWVGTWGHGISVLNLDHLSSNASFKRYGVENSALKNDFVSILAFDKLNDGIWVGTSEGLNFFDLKSQRFLNITLPTDKFPNNSMTGMLIDSKSRLWIGTRHGLIVINLFSFAKRRSDIRYRYMEYKLDNQETRLIEKINCIYEDRKGTIWLGSNGYGMYKLESDAKYPYVFSNMTTKNGLPDNTVFGILDDKAGNLWLSTNFGLSHYNTKARNFTNYTEADGLLSDQFYWNAYCKSASGTLFFGCANGMIGIEGVLRPSKVEKHKVVFTNLSILNENIVQGNNKYLKYNIAWAKKLSLHERDKSFSIEFSALNFENSDKLKYLYRLKGFDNNWIEADAKRHFASYTNLRAGKYIFEVKILDYSHPETSEVTELPINITPFFYKTWWFFLLVLFAIGLAAAYFYQRRIASYKEQRRILTEKVKERTLTLEEKMEVLSQQNELLTQQKKQLIELSKKIQEITADKISFFTNITHEFRTPITLIMGPIERALKLSNNPVVIEQLNIVERNSKSLLALVNQLLDFRKVESGKITITKKSNELLSFIDNLVLPFQAFAKERRIEIRKIIHLRHSHYYYDEEWIRKVLVNLLSNAVKFTPDGGSVTLYLYSYISREGVESLYIAVSDSGVGILEKDLTRIFDRFYQSRQHVKFPVYGQSGTGIGLYLCKRIVQQHGGSIYARNNHSKGASVRVMLSLQPDYDIEQQELAVPLNAPSPTEYSDKLIIKEKEEISVGKKQEVPTILIVEDNADMRIYVRSILSSEYHILEAGNGAEALIVLENNTVDFIVSDLMMPVMDGMEFSKRVKENLATSHIPLLILTAKISEEVRLESYRVGVDEYLQKPFDEELLIVRIRNIFNNRKQNQTRFALQLDPATLQIDEESRDSKFMASILSVIEANYKNPDFEVSNFASAMGISKTLLNQKLQNLVGQPSVKLISTYRLKKAWELVQVNKVTKNLNISEIAYEVGFNDPKYFSRCFQKEFGMLPSTILSFQSNEADSFQ, from the coding sequence ATGAAAAAAGCTCTTTTGTTGATTTTGCTTTTTACAATCCATCAACTTAGCGATGCCCAAGTATCATCGCGTAAGCTGATGGATCAATATAGCTTTTCGGCAATAACCATAAAAGATGGCTTACTTCATAATTTCATTGACGATATTTATAAAGATAGTCGGGGTTTTTTGTGGCTCTCTACCCAAAACGGACTTTCCCGATACGATGGGTATAGTTTTACTCATTACAATATCTCGTCGAATGGTGTTCAGCTAAAGAATAATTTCATTAATCAAGTATGCGAAGATAATTTTAATCGCCTTTGGATTGTTTCGGAAGCAGGCTTTGAAGTACTCAATCTGAAAACAAATATACTGGAGGCCATCGATTTATCAACTTTTCAGGCAAGCGAGCTAATGCAATCTGCCATCTATTTTGTTCGTAAAGACCATCAAGGGCATATTTGGCTAGCTACACAGGACAATCTTTTTATGCTTTCTTTTGATAAAGCGGGTAAATTGAGCAAACTGACTTCGCTCTACTCGACTTATGAAAGACACTCTGCTCCCATCACCGCATTAAAAGAGATCAATAATGAGATGTGGATCGGTTATAATCGCAATGTATACGTAGTTAAAGAGGGAGGTGCCAACAAATTATCTTTGAAGCGAGCGTTTGCCAAACAACTTTTTGATGCGACTACCCGCATTCACTGCTTTTGTAAAAGGGATGGAGATGTTTGGATGGGGACTAATCGCGGTTTGTATCGTTACAATCTTCAGAGCAATGAATATCGGCATTATCAGTTTGTGGAAGAAAACCCAAACTCATTAAGCCAAAGCTACATCACAGATTTGGCTTTGACCCATAAGAATGAGTTGGTAGTAGGCACACTGAAAGGATTAAACTTCTATGACCCGCTGACTAATGGCTTTGTGCGCATTATTCATACCGGACAGTCGTCCGACAAGACCATTAACTGCAACTTCATCAATTGCCTTTATTCCGATGGGAATATTGTTTGGATAGGTACCGAAATTGGTGGATTAAACAAAATGGTAAACCGCAACTTACAGATGCAAACTTATATGCACCACCCTTACGATCAGTCATCGTTAGCTGATAATCCGGTTAATGCAATTTTTGAAGATAATCACAATAATCTATGGGTAGGAAATGTAGAAGGGGGACTTAACCTACGTAAAAAAGGAACAGAGGCTTTTATACATTTCACTCATCAACCGGGGAATCCTAGTAGTTTGAGTCACAACTCGGTTTGCGCCATTACGCAAGACAATCGTAATCAACTCTGGGTAGGTACATGGGGACATGGCATCAGTGTACTTAATTTGGACCATCTCTCGTCCAATGCCTCATTTAAGCGCTATGGCGTAGAAAATAGTGCCCTCAAAAACGACTTTGTGAGTATACTGGCTTTCGATAAATTGAATGATGGCATTTGGGTAGGCACATCGGAAGGATTAAACTTCTTTGATTTGAAGAGCCAACGTTTTTTGAATATCACACTACCCACAGATAAGTTTCCAAATAATTCAATGACAGGTATGCTCATTGATAGTAAATCCCGCTTGTGGATAGGTACACGCCACGGCCTGATCGTAATCAATTTATTCTCTTTTGCCAAGCGACGTTCCGACATTCGCTATCGTTATATGGAATATAAGTTGGATAATCAAGAGACTCGTCTGATAGAAAAAATAAATTGTATTTATGAAGACAGAAAGGGCACTATTTGGCTGGGTAGTAATGGCTACGGCATGTATAAATTGGAATCCGATGCTAAGTATCCGTATGTTTTCTCTAACATGACGACTAAGAACGGATTACCGGATAATACAGTTTTTGGTATTTTGGATGACAAAGCCGGTAATCTTTGGCTAAGTACTAATTTCGGACTATCTCATTATAATACAAAAGCTCGCAATTTCACCAACTATACTGAAGCAGATGGCTTGTTGTCTGATCAATTTTATTGGAATGCTTATTGCAAATCAGCCAGTGGAACTCTTTTCTTTGGTTGTGCGAATGGCATGATAGGAATAGAAGGTGTGCTCAGACCTTCAAAAGTGGAGAAACACAAAGTCGTTTTCACCAATCTATCTATTCTGAATGAAAACATTGTGCAGGGTAATAATAAATACCTGAAATACAATATTGCATGGGCCAAGAAGCTTTCTCTACACGAACGTGATAAATCTTTTTCAATCGAATTCTCTGCTCTCAACTTCGAAAATTCGGATAAGCTAAAGTATCTCTACCGTTTGAAAGGATTTGATAATAACTGGATTGAAGCGGATGCCAAACGTCATTTTGCCAGCTACACCAACTTACGGGCAGGTAAGTATATTTTTGAAGTGAAGATATTAGATTATTCGCATCCAGAAACAAGCGAAGTGACAGAATTGCCTATCAATATTACTCCTTTTTTCTATAAAACGTGGTGGTTTTTTCTGCTTGTTCTATTTGCTATTGGTCTGGCTGCTGCTTACTTCTACCAACGTAGAATAGCCTCCTATAAAGAGCAAAGACGTATCTTAACCGAAAAGGTTAAAGAACGCACCTTGACGTTGGAAGAAAAGATGGAAGTGCTTTCACAACAAAATGAACTACTCACGCAGCAGAAGAAACAATTAATTGAACTCTCCAAGAAAATTCAGGAGATTACGGCCGATAAAATATCCTTCTTCACAAACATCACGCATGAGTTCCGCACTCCCATTACCTTAATTATGGGCCCTATAGAGCGCGCACTAAAACTAAGCAATAATCCCGTAGTTATAGAGCAATTAAACATTGTGGAGCGCAACTCCAAATCACTCCTGGCTTTGGTCAATCAATTACTTGATTTCCGCAAAGTAGAGTCTGGCAAAATTACAATCACTAAGAAGAGTAACGAGCTACTCTCCTTCATTGACAATCTCGTGTTACCTTTTCAAGCTTTTGCCAAGGAACGGAGGATCGAAATCCGCAAGATCATTCATCTGCGACATTCACATTATTATTATGATGAAGAATGGATACGTAAAGTATTAGTCAATTTATTGTCGAACGCGGTAAAATTTACTCCCGACGGTGGCTCAGTAACGCTTTACCTCTATTCATACATTAGCCGCGAAGGTGTAGAATCTCTTTATATAGCTGTCTCTGATTCTGGAGTGGGTATCTTAGAAAAGGATTTAACTCGTATCTTCGATCGCTTCTACCAATCGCGCCAGCACGTCAAGTTCCCGGTCTACGGACAAAGTGGAACAGGTATCGGACTTTATCTTTGCAAACGTATTGTTCAACAGCATGGCGGCAGTATCTATGCGCGTAACAATCACAGTAAAGGCGCTTCAGTGAGAGTTATGCTATCCCTGCAACCCGATTATGACATTGAGCAACAAGAATTGGCGGTACCGCTCAACGCTCCATCACCCACCGAATACTCAGACAAGTTGATTATAAAGGAGAAAGAGGAGATTAGTGTAGGCAAAAAGCAAGAAGTTCCAACGATTTTAATAGTAGAAGATAATGCTGACATGCGTATCTATGTACGCTCTATTCTCTCATCTGAGTATCATATCTTAGAAGCCGGAAATGGTGCCGAAGCGTTAATCGTATTGGAAAACAACACTGTTGACTTTATCGTGAGCGATTTGATGATGCCTGTGATGGATGGGATGGAATTCTCTAAACGAGTAAAAGAAAACCTGGCTACTTCTCATATTCCTTTGTTAATACTTACAGCCAAGATCTCAGAAGAAGTACGACTTGAGAGTTATCGGGTTGGAGTAGATGAATATCTGCAGAAACCATTCGACGAAGAATTGCTGATCGTACGTATTCGGAATATTTTCAATAATCGCAAGCAAAACCAAACACGTTTTGCTCTTCAGCTTGATCCGGCAACTTTGCAGATTGACGAGGAATCGCGCGACAGTAAATTTATGGCTTCTATTCTCTCTGTGATTGAAGCAAACTATAAGAACCCGGATTTTGAAGTGAGCAACTTTGCATCGGCCATGGGCATTAGTAAAACTTTGCTAAACCAAAAGCTACAAAATTTAGTAGGGCAACCAAGCGTTAAACTCATCAGCACTTATCGGCTCAAAAAAGCATGGGAGTTGGTACAAGTCAATAAGGTAACAAAGAATCTTAATATTTCGGAAATAGCTTATGAAGTAGGCTTCAACGACCCAAAATATTTTTCTCGTTGCTTCCAAAAGGAATTTGGTATGTTGCCTAGTACTATTCTCTCTTTTCAGTCTAATGAAGCTGATAGTTTTCAATAA
- a CDS encoding alpha-N-acetylglucosaminidase — protein sequence MKKYIICFLLASVSSLFSFANNPIKGLLERIDQGASKKFIVEVVNQPNNDFFELDQKGSKVVIRGNNYVSIATGLNWYLKYYAGIQLSWNGMSAKLPDILPAVKEKKHFETPLKLRYDFNYCTYSYSMAFWDWQRWEQEIDWMALHGVNLPLTIVGEECVWFNMLKKLGYSKKEINEFIAGPAFLAWWEMNNLEGWGGPNPDSWYTQQTILQKKILKRMREYGIEPVFPGYSGMLPHNAKEKLGLNVADAELWNGYIRPTFLQPTDSRFQEIAALYYKELESLFGKANYYSMDPFHEAKGIESVDLDAAGKAVMDAMKKVNPKAVWVVQGWTENPRDEMIKNMKNGDLLILDLFSECRPMWGMQPSLWYREQGYHQHDWLFCMLENFGANVGLHGRMDQLLNNFYQTKDNPLAAHLKGIGFTMEGIENNPVMFELMSELPWRTKKITKESWIKEYAAARYGTRNKAIDESWNILINGIYNCPQGNNQQGTHESIFCGRPSLNNFQASSWSKMQNYYDPTTTADAARLLLSIADQYRGNNNFEYDLVDIVRQAISDQARIVYNRTIADFKSFDKKSFEADSKEFLDLLLAQDKLLGTRKEFRVGNWIQQARALGNTEEEKNLYEWNARVQITTWGNRFSANDGGLRDYAHKEWNGILKDFYYKRWSAYWQVLRDVLAGKPMVELDYYAMEEPWTKATNIYTAEPEGDCVTTAEEVFKKAFGK from the coding sequence ATGAAAAAGTATATAATCTGTTTTTTATTGGCTTCTGTATCCTCCTTATTCTCATTTGCTAATAATCCTATCAAGGGATTATTGGAACGTATTGATCAAGGGGCTTCTAAGAAATTTATAGTTGAGGTGGTTAATCAACCAAACAACGATTTTTTTGAATTAGACCAAAAAGGTTCAAAGGTCGTGATTCGAGGTAACAATTATGTCAGCATTGCTACGGGACTAAATTGGTACCTGAAATATTATGCAGGCATTCAATTATCGTGGAACGGTATGTCAGCTAAGTTGCCGGACATTCTGCCTGCAGTAAAGGAAAAAAAACATTTTGAAACTCCGTTGAAGTTACGTTATGATTTCAATTATTGCACTTATTCTTATTCCATGGCCTTTTGGGATTGGCAGCGTTGGGAGCAAGAGATTGATTGGATGGCGCTACATGGTGTAAATCTTCCATTAACTATTGTGGGAGAAGAATGCGTCTGGTTTAATATGCTTAAGAAGCTAGGTTACAGCAAGAAGGAAATCAATGAATTTATTGCCGGTCCGGCTTTTCTGGCTTGGTGGGAAATGAATAACCTCGAAGGCTGGGGTGGCCCAAATCCCGACAGTTGGTATACTCAGCAAACGATCTTACAGAAAAAGATATTGAAGCGCATGCGTGAATATGGCATTGAACCGGTTTTTCCCGGATATTCGGGCATGCTTCCTCACAATGCGAAAGAAAAACTGGGATTGAATGTAGCAGATGCTGAACTATGGAATGGGTATATTCGCCCGACTTTTCTTCAACCTACCGATAGCCGCTTCCAAGAGATTGCGGCACTTTACTACAAAGAACTGGAGAGTTTATTTGGCAAAGCCAACTACTATTCAATGGATCCTTTTCACGAAGCAAAAGGTATTGAAAGTGTCGATTTGGATGCAGCAGGAAAAGCGGTTATGGATGCCATGAAGAAGGTCAACCCGAAAGCTGTTTGGGTAGTGCAGGGCTGGACAGAGAATCCTCGTGACGAGATGATCAAAAACATGAAAAACGGTGATTTGTTGATACTCGATTTATTTAGTGAATGCCGACCTATGTGGGGAATGCAACCTTCACTCTGGTATCGCGAACAGGGTTATCATCAACATGATTGGCTATTCTGCATGTTAGAGAACTTTGGTGCGAATGTGGGACTTCATGGGCGCATGGACCAGTTATTGAACAATTTCTACCAAACAAAAGATAATCCATTGGCAGCACACCTAAAAGGTATCGGTTTTACCATGGAAGGTATAGAGAATAATCCGGTAATGTTTGAACTGATGTCAGAGCTTCCTTGGCGTACAAAGAAAATCACCAAAGAGAGCTGGATAAAGGAATATGCAGCAGCTCGTTATGGCACAAGAAACAAAGCGATTGATGAAAGTTGGAACATTTTGATCAATGGCATCTACAATTGTCCGCAAGGAAATAATCAACAAGGTACTCACGAATCTATCTTCTGCGGACGCCCTTCGCTAAATAACTTCCAAGCCTCTAGTTGGTCAAAGATGCAGAACTATTATGATCCCACAACGACAGCTGATGCGGCCCGATTGTTACTGAGTATTGCCGATCAATATCGCGGGAATAATAACTTTGAATATGACTTGGTTGACATTGTTCGTCAGGCCATCTCTGATCAAGCAAGAATCGTTTATAACAGAACCATTGCCGATTTCAAAAGTTTCGATAAGAAGAGTTTTGAGGCGGATTCAAAAGAATTTTTAGATCTGCTGCTGGCACAGGATAAACTGCTTGGTACCCGAAAAGAGTTCCGTGTAGGCAACTGGATTCAGCAGGCACGCGCTTTAGGAAACACTGAAGAAGAAAAAAATCTGTATGAATGGAATGCACGCGTACAAATCACCACATGGGGTAACCGTTTCTCTGCCAATGACGGCGGACTGCGTGACTATGCTCACAAAGAATGGAATGGAATTTTAAAAGATTTCTACTATAAAAGATGGAGTGCTTATTGGCAAGTACTACGAGATGTATTAGCCGGTAAACCAATGGTTGAACTAGATTATTACGCCATGGAAGAACCTTGGACAAAAGCAACGAACATCTACACCGCTGAGCCTGAAGGCGATTGCGTTACAACAGCCGAAGAAGTTTTCAAGAAAGCTTTCGGCAAATAA
- a CDS encoding sigma-70 family RNA polymerase sigma factor — translation MNVNVEREFVSVIKEYERVIYKVCYLYTTKNATLNDLYQEVTLNLWKAYPKFRHECKISTWIYRIALNTCISFIRKEKNVPEIVTLTQNEAEWMTEEQDELQIMLKELYLLISQLGQLDKSIILLYLEEKSYEEIAEITGLTVTNVATKLSRIKDKLKKMKQNNQ, via the coding sequence ATGAATGTGAATGTAGAACGAGAGTTCGTGTCGGTTATCAAGGAGTACGAGCGGGTCATCTATAAGGTCTGCTACCTTTACACCACAAAGAATGCAACGCTCAACGACCTTTATCAGGAAGTGACTCTCAACTTATGGAAAGCTTATCCAAAGTTCCGGCATGAATGCAAGATTTCTACATGGATCTATCGAATCGCTCTGAATACCTGTATCAGTTTCATTCGAAAAGAGAAAAATGTGCCAGAGATAGTGACTTTGACACAAAATGAGGCTGAATGGATGACCGAAGAGCAAGACGAGCTACAGATTATGCTCAAAGAGTTGTATCTGTTAATCAGTCAGTTAGGCCAACTCGATAAATCCATCATTCTGCTCTATCTGGAAGAAAAGAGCTATGAAGAGATTGCCGAAATAACCGGACTGACGGTGACCAATGTGGCCACCAAGCTAAGTCGCATTAAGGACAAGCTTAAGAAGATGAAACAGAACAACCAATAA
- a CDS encoding vitamin B12 dependent-methionine synthase activation domain-containing protein has protein sequence MIVTYKIHQVASYVNWIYFFHAWGFQPRFAAIADIHGCDSCRASWLTNFAEDEREKASEAMQLFKEANRMLDELDEDFEVKTLFKLCPANGDGDNLIIDGIVFPLLRQQTKKKDNSPFLCLSDFVRPLSSGITDTVGVFAACIDADMEGLYEKDPYKHLLVQTLSDRLAEAATEKMHEHIRKEVWGYAKDENLSMKDLMLEKYQGIRPAVGYPSLPDQSINFLLNEVLDMSQIGINLTENGAMYPHASVCGMMFSHPASHYFAVGKIGEDQLVDYAARRGMSVEETKKFLAANLSL, from the coding sequence ATGATAGTAACTTACAAGATACATCAAGTAGCGTCTTACGTTAATTGGATCTATTTTTTCCATGCATGGGGCTTCCAACCAAGGTTTGCCGCCATTGCCGATATTCATGGATGTGATTCCTGTCGTGCTTCATGGCTCACGAATTTCGCCGAAGATGAACGAGAAAAAGCGTCCGAGGCCATGCAGTTATTCAAAGAAGCCAATCGCATGCTCGACGAACTGGATGAAGATTTCGAAGTAAAAACGCTCTTTAAACTTTGTCCGGCCAACGGAGACGGAGATAACCTGATCATTGACGGAATTGTATTTCCGCTACTGCGCCAACAAACGAAGAAGAAAGACAATAGTCCCTTCCTTTGTTTGAGCGACTTTGTACGTCCACTCTCATCGGGTATCACCGACACTGTGGGTGTTTTTGCCGCATGCATTGATGCCGACATGGAAGGTTTATACGAAAAGGATCCCTATAAACATCTTCTTGTACAAACACTCTCCGACCGCTTGGCCGAAGCTGCCACAGAAAAAATGCATGAACACATACGCAAAGAAGTTTGGGGATATGCAAAAGACGAAAACTTATCGATGAAGGATCTTATGCTGGAGAAATATCAAGGTATACGGCCTGCTGTAGGCTACCCTTCCCTACCCGATCAGTCGATAAACTTTCTGCTCAATGAGGTGCTCGACATGAGCCAAATAGGTATCAACCTCACAGAAAACGGTGCAATGTATCCGCATGCCTCAGTTTGTGGGATGATGTTCTCCCATCCAGCCTCTCACTATTTTGCTGTTGGAAAAATAGGTGAAGATCAGCTGGTAGACTATGCCGCCAGAAGAGGTATGAGCGTGGAAGAAACGAAGAAATTTCTGGCTGCTAATCTCAGTCTCTAG
- a CDS encoding GH92 family glycosyl hydrolase, which translates to MNRPLYLFLIATLSTLPLHVFSQTQTNYGQYVNPMIGSEGLGRVFIGPSCPFGMVKPSPDCTSKPNSGWLPMPTEVTGFSQVHVSGTGGGPKYGNIQVMPFSGPLTQLDQSALRKEEKSTLGYYQTKFEGNNIETEITTAERAAFYRFSYPQTAQKAIKIDAAFFLGESPIPNTREAQQFIGSEIEILSDREVRGHSRIRGGWNNGKAYTVYFYAIFDHPFDAFTSWKDSLLMPNQKAQYDAGKKTGVLLSFKDASYQKLQMKIGISFVSYLKAKENVETEIAHWDFKTTYSELLEKWEQLLSRIEIDPKATLSQKRMFYTGLYHTMLMPVDRTGENPLWFSEAPYYDDFYAIWDTYRSSNPLITLIAPQREVDIINSLIDIYKQDGYMPDARSGNSNGRTQGGSNAEVLIADAYVKGLKGINYQEGLQAMLKDALVPPGGNEEQEGRGGLVEYNRLGYVPYGIDRAGNRTVEYSYNDYNIATVAKGLGEEEVYKRFIKQSANWKNLWRDNYENNGAKGFIMPRDANGNWLDEIPFGSSKVYSPTFLYHPLISEAPWYLPWWSAFLYEGTSWEYSLSIPQDVQGLIEKSGGKEAFQKRLDIFFDRSYYNVNNEPSFLTPCLYHWIGKPYLSSNRIHQIISTHFNDSNVGLPGNDDSGAMSSWLAFHMLGLYPNAGQGYYLLNTPFLKESVIHLDNGNSFKISAQQLSDKKRYVGKALLNGKQLSRAWISHDELMKGGELVLEMVAKPTKWGAQELPPQQLK; encoded by the coding sequence ATGAATAGACCTCTTTATCTATTTTTAATCGCTACCTTATCTACTTTACCTCTGCATGTATTCTCGCAGACTCAAACAAACTATGGACAATATGTTAATCCGATGATTGGATCAGAAGGATTAGGTCGCGTGTTTATTGGCCCGTCATGCCCCTTTGGCATGGTAAAGCCTAGTCCCGATTGCACCTCAAAGCCCAATAGTGGTTGGTTGCCCATGCCTACAGAAGTAACCGGTTTTAGCCAGGTGCATGTCAGCGGCACAGGTGGTGGACCCAAATATGGCAACATTCAGGTGATGCCTTTTAGCGGACCGTTAACTCAACTAGATCAGTCGGCGCTTCGAAAAGAAGAGAAGAGCACATTAGGCTATTATCAAACAAAGTTTGAAGGTAATAACATCGAAACAGAGATCACTACAGCCGAACGTGCCGCTTTCTATCGCTTCTCATATCCTCAAACAGCACAAAAAGCAATAAAGATTGATGCCGCCTTTTTCCTGGGAGAGAGTCCGATACCTAATACCAGAGAAGCTCAGCAATTCATTGGTTCTGAAATAGAGATATTGTCGGATCGTGAGGTAAGAGGCCATAGTCGCATTCGTGGAGGATGGAACAATGGAAAAGCTTATACAGTCTATTTTTATGCGATCTTTGATCACCCTTTTGATGCGTTTACTTCGTGGAAAGATAGTTTGCTAATGCCCAATCAAAAAGCTCAGTACGACGCAGGTAAAAAGACCGGAGTCTTGCTCTCTTTCAAAGATGCCTCTTATCAGAAACTCCAAATGAAGATTGGCATTTCGTTTGTCAGCTACTTGAAAGCGAAAGAGAATGTAGAGACAGAAATTGCCCACTGGGACTTCAAAACAACATATTCGGAACTTTTAGAAAAATGGGAGCAGTTATTGAGCCGGATTGAAATCGATCCAAAAGCTACTCTTTCTCAAAAGCGAATGTTCTATACCGGTCTGTATCATACGATGCTAATGCCGGTTGATCGTACAGGCGAAAACCCATTGTGGTTCAGTGAGGCTCCTTATTATGATGATTTCTATGCCATCTGGGATACGTATCGCAGCTCAAATCCGCTCATTACACTCATTGCCCCACAGCGAGAAGTGGATATTATAAACTCTTTGATCGATATTTATAAGCAGGATGGCTATATGCCCGACGCTCGGAGTGGTAACTCCAATGGACGTACACAGGGTGGTTCGAACGCAGAAGTACTAATTGCCGATGCTTATGTAAAAGGCTTAAAAGGGATCAATTACCAAGAGGGTCTTCAGGCAATGTTGAAAGATGCATTGGTGCCTCCGGGTGGTAACGAAGAACAAGAAGGACGTGGCGGATTAGTAGAATACAATCGATTAGGGTATGTACCTTATGGCATTGACCGGGCAGGTAATCGAACGGTTGAATATTCATACAACGACTATAACATTGCTACGGTAGCCAAAGGATTAGGCGAAGAGGAGGTTTACAAGCGTTTTATCAAACAGTCGGCCAATTGGAAAAATTTATGGCGCGATAACTATGAAAATAACGGCGCTAAAGGATTCATCATGCCTCGGGATGCCAATGGTAATTGGTTAGACGAAATTCCTTTCGGTTCCTCGAAAGTATATAGTCCTACCTTTCTTTATCATCCGCTAATCAGTGAAGCACCATGGTACCTTCCTTGGTGGAGTGCTTTCTTGTACGAGGGTACTTCTTGGGAATATTCGTTGAGCATTCCTCAGGATGTTCAGGGTTTAATAGAGAAATCGGGTGGTAAGGAGGCTTTCCAAAAACGATTGGACATCTTCTTTGATCGTAGTTATTATAATGTAAACAATGAGCCTTCATTTCTTACTCCTTGCTTGTATCATTGGATTGGGAAACCGTATTTAAGCAGCAACAGAATCCACCAGATTATATCCACTCACTTCAATGATTCAAACGTGGGACTCCCTGGAAATGATGATTCGGGTGCCATGTCCTCGTGGCTGGCTTTTCACATGTTGGGGCTTTATCCAAATGCAGGTCAGGGTTATTATCTACTCAATACTCCATTCTTAAAAGAGTCGGTGATTCATCTGGACAATGGAAACTCGTTCAAGATTAGTGCGCAGCAATTATCGGACAAAAAGCGATACGTAGGCAAGGCTTTATTGAACGGTAAACAATTAAGTCGGGCATGGATTTCGCATGATGAGTTAATGAAAGGTGGTGAATTGGTATTGGAAATGGTTGCCAAGCCGACTAAATGGGGAGCTCAGGAATTACCTCCACAACAACTAAAATGA